The Gemmatimonadota bacterium genome contains the following window.
GCGCTCGCGACCGCTCGACCACGGCAGGAATAACCTCCAGCACCCGGCCGATTGCCGCCGCCGTGGTAGTACGGCCCAGGGACACGCGGATTGACGCCTCGTTCTCTGCCCCGCGCCCCATGGCCAGGAGCACATGGCTCGGCTTTACCGTGCCGCTCAGACACGCCGAGCCGCTCGAGACGGCCAAGCCCTCGAGGTCCAGCCCGACGAGCAGCGCTTCCTGATCGGCGCCAGGGATCGAGACGTTCAGGATATGAGGCGCGCGCAGGGCGCCAGCGCCGTTTACCACCAGGTCCGGGATGCGCCTGGCGAGACCGGCCTCGAGCCGGTCCCGCAGCTCCCCGAGCCGTGCCGCCTCGCGCTCCCGCTCCTGCTCGGCCGCAGCCGACGCAGCGGCGAAGCCCACCGCCGCCGCCACGTTCTGCGTGCCCGGGCGTAGCTCGCGTTCCTGGCCGCCGCCGTACGCGAGCGGCAGCAGCTCGACGCCCTCGCGGATGTAGAGCAGTCCGATCCCCTTCGGCCCGCCCAGCTTGTGCGCGCTCAGTGACAGCAGGTCGCAGCGTGTTTCGTCCATCCGCAGGCGCAACCGGCCGGCGGCCTGCACGGCATCCGTGTGAAACAGCACGCCGGCCGCGCGGCACCGCTCTGCGACCTCCTGCACCGGCTGGATCGTGCCGACCTCGTTGTTCACCCACATGACCGACAGCACGGCCGGCCGGGCGGCGAGCGCCTCGTCCAGCGCGCCAAGCTCGAGCCGTCCCGTCTCGTCGACGGCAAGCAGTAGGTGGAGCGTCCCCTCGCGGGCCGCCGCCTGCGCCGCCCCGAGCACGGCCTTGTGCTCGATCGCGGAACAGACCACCGTCCCGGGCCGGCCCGCTCGCCCCGCCGCGCGCGACGCGCCCAGCAGCGCGAGGTTATCCGATTCCGTGCCCCCGCTCGTGAATATGATCTCCTGCCGTTTGGCGCCCAGCAACCCCGCCAGCCGCTCCCGCGCCTCTTCCAGCGCCGCGCGGGCTTCGCGCCCCCACCGGTGGATGCTCGAGGGATTGCCGAAGCGCTCTGCCGCATAGGGCGCCATGGCTTCTGATGCCTCGGGCCGAAGCGGTGTGGTGGCGGCGTGATCCAGGTAGATCGGTTCCATGGTCTTGCTCTTC
Protein-coding sequences here:
- a CDS encoding cysteine desulfurase, coding for MEPIYLDHAATTPLRPEASEAMAPYAAERFGNPSSIHRWGREARAALEEARERLAGLLGAKRQEIIFTSGGTESDNLALLGASRAAGRAGRPGTVVCSAIEHKAVLGAAQAAAREGTLHLLLAVDETGRLELGALDEALAARPAVLSVMWVNNEVGTIQPVQEVAERCRAAGVLFHTDAVQAAGRLRLRMDETRCDLLSLSAHKLGGPKGIGLLYIREGVELLPLAYGGGQERELRPGTQNVAAAVGFAAASAAAEQEREREAARLGELRDRLEAGLARRIPDLVVNGAGALRAPHILNVSIPGADQEALLVGLDLEGLAVSSGSACLSGTVKPSHVLLAMGRGAENEASIRVSLGRTTTAAAIGRVLEVIPAVVERSRALAHQ